One segment of Setaria viridis chromosome 4, Setaria_viridis_v4.0, whole genome shotgun sequence DNA contains the following:
- the LOC117851818 gene encoding blue copper protein gives MASGGASLALAALLLVSCASAAAATKYTVGDTTGWTTSGDYATWASDKKFKIGDSLVFNYAGGAHTVDEVSAADYAACSSSKALSSDSAGTTTVTLKTAGKHYFICGVAGHCSSGMKLVVDVAAAKAATPSPAPAPAVAPAPDAADTTPDATPATTPKGSGGATPKTPVTVLSPPGKKSTSGATGLSATAWASLGLAGLVAVHLGAF, from the exons ATGGCTTCCGGTGGCGCGTCACTGGCCTTGGCGGCGCTGCTCCTTGTGAGCTgcgcatcggcggcggcggcgaccaagTACACCGTCGGCGACACCACCGGCTGGACGACCAGCGGCGATTACGCCACCTGGGCCAGCGACAAGAAGTTCAAAATCGGCGACAGTCTCG TGTTCAACTACGCCGGCGGCGCGCACACGGTGGACGAGGTGAGCGCGGCGGACtacgccgcctgctcctccagCAAGGCGCTCAGCAGCGACagcgccggcaccaccaccgtgACCCTCAAGACCGCCGGCAAGCACTACTTCATCTGCGGGGTCGCGGGCCACTGCAGCAGCGGCATGAAGCTCGTCGTGGACGTCGCCGCGGCCAAGGCGGCCACcccttcgccggcgccggcgccggccgtggcTCCGGCACCGGACGCCGCGGACACCACCCCGGACGCCACCCCCGCCACGACTCCCAagggctccggcggcgccacGCCCAAGACCCCGGTCACGGTCCTCTCGCCGCCGGGCAAGAAGTCCACATCCGGCGCAACCGGGCTCAGCGCCACGGCATGGGCTAGCTTGGGCCTGGCCGGGCTCGTGGCCGTGCACCTCGGCGCGTTCTAG